Proteins from a single region of Bradyrhizobium diazoefficiens:
- a CDS encoding ABC transporter substrate-binding protein: MNNRRAFIAATAALAFALSASQALAQKKYDTGASDTEIKIGQTNPFSGPASAYATIGKTQAAYINMINDQGGVNGRKINLIQYDDAYSPPKTVEQVRKLVESDEVLLTFQVLGTPGNAAVQKYLNSKKVPQLFAATGASRFTDPKNFPWTMGFNPNYFVEGRIYGQYILKNHPNAKIGILYQNDDLGKDYQNGIKAGLGDKAAKMIVAEVSYEVSDPTVDSQILKIKDAGADLFFSATTPKQAAQAIKKIAELDWHPVHILDINATSVGAVMKPAGLEASKGVISVNYGKDPLDPTWKEDAGMKKYLEFMAKYYPDGDATSLFNTYGYSTTQLLIHVLKACGDNLTRENVMKQATSLKNVVLDLSLPGMQINTSPTDYRVNKQLQMERFNGERWELFGPILEDAGPAG, translated from the coding sequence ATGAACAATCGTAGAGCCTTCATAGCTGCCACAGCGGCGCTCGCCTTCGCGCTCTCCGCGAGCCAAGCCCTCGCCCAGAAGAAGTACGACACCGGTGCGAGCGACACCGAGATCAAGATCGGCCAGACCAATCCATTCAGCGGACCGGCCTCCGCCTATGCCACGATTGGCAAGACTCAGGCCGCTTATATCAACATGATCAACGATCAGGGCGGCGTGAATGGCCGCAAGATCAACCTGATCCAGTATGACGACGCCTACAGCCCGCCGAAAACGGTCGAGCAGGTGCGCAAGCTGGTCGAAAGCGACGAGGTGCTGCTCACCTTCCAGGTCCTCGGTACGCCGGGAAATGCCGCCGTGCAAAAATACCTCAATTCGAAAAAAGTACCGCAACTTTTTGCGGCGACCGGGGCATCCAGGTTCACCGACCCGAAGAACTTCCCCTGGACGATGGGCTTCAACCCGAACTACTTCGTCGAAGGCCGCATCTACGGCCAGTACATTCTGAAAAACCATCCCAATGCCAAGATCGGCATTCTCTACCAGAACGACGACCTGGGTAAGGACTACCAGAACGGCATCAAGGCCGGCCTCGGCGACAAGGCCGCGAAGATGATCGTTGCGGAGGTTTCCTATGAGGTCTCCGATCCGACCGTCGATTCGCAAATTCTCAAGATCAAGGACGCCGGAGCGGATCTGTTCTTCAGCGCTACGACGCCGAAACAGGCGGCACAAGCGATCAAGAAGATCGCCGAGCTCGACTGGCATCCGGTCCACATCCTTGACATCAACGCCACCTCGGTCGGCGCCGTCATGAAGCCGGCAGGTCTCGAAGCGTCCAAGGGCGTGATCAGCGTCAACTACGGCAAGGATCCGCTCGATCCGACCTGGAAGGAAGACGCCGGCATGAAGAAATATCTGGAGTTCATGGCCAAGTACTATCCGGACGGCGACGCCACCTCCCTGTTCAACACTTACGGCTATTCAACCACGCAATTGCTGATCCATGTGCTCAAGGCGTGCGGTGACAACCTGACGCGCGAGAACGTCATGAAGCAGGCGACCTCGCTGAAGAACGTTGTGCTCGATCTGTCGCTGCCGGGAATGCAGATCAACACCTCGCCGACTGACTATCGCGTCAACAAACAGCTCCAGATGGAGCGCTTCAACGGCGAGCGCTGGGAGCTGTTCGGCCCGATCCTCGAGGACGCAGGCCCGGCGGGTTAG
- a CDS encoding DUF1330 domain-containing protein produces the protein MGHIDPTKEIFAQFRDNDRPGPIHMLNLVRLRREAAYPDGRKASGAEAYAAYGRESGPVFERLGGRIVWQGRFELMLIGPPEERWDHCFIAEYPSVAAFVEMIRDPVYRKAVKHRQAAVEDSRLIRHAVLPVGKNFGEIPS, from the coding sequence ATGGGCCACATCGATCCGACCAAGGAAATCTTTGCGCAATTCCGGGACAACGACCGTCCCGGCCCGATCCACATGCTCAATCTGGTGCGCCTGCGCCGGGAGGCGGCCTATCCCGACGGCCGTAAGGCAAGCGGCGCGGAAGCCTATGCGGCCTATGGTCGCGAGAGCGGCCCCGTGTTCGAGCGGCTCGGTGGCCGCATCGTCTGGCAAGGCAGGTTCGAGCTGATGCTGATCGGTCCGCCGGAAGAACGCTGGGACCACTGCTTCATCGCCGAATATCCAAGCGTCGCGGCTTTCGTCGAGATGATCCGCGATCCCGTCTATCGCAAAGCGGTGAAGCACCGCCAGGCTGCGGTGGAGGATTCGCGCCTGATCCGGCACGCGGTGCTGCCGGTCGGGAAGAACTTTGGCGAGATCCCGAGCTGA